In Deinococcus maricopensis DSM 21211, one genomic interval encodes:
- a CDS encoding protein-methionine-sulfoxide reductase heme-binding subunit MsrQ: MVVGGLVPLVGLLLDARTGALGANPVQRALLQTGLLALALLLLSLACTPLRTLSGWTWPARVRRALGLLAFAYAALHFLIYLFDHGLTPGVVLEDVLERPFITVGFVALVLLIPLAVTSTPRMVRRLGFVRWQRLHRAVYAAAALGALHYWWGVKKDHTGPLVAALALAALLVARWVRAPRRRS; this comes from the coding sequence GTGGTGGTGGGGGGGCTGGTCCCGCTGGTGGGGTTGCTGCTCGACGCGCGCACAGGCGCGCTGGGCGCGAACCCGGTGCAGCGGGCGCTGCTGCAGACGGGCCTGCTGGCGTTGGCGCTGCTGCTGTTGTCGCTGGCGTGCACGCCGCTGCGGACGCTGAGCGGGTGGACGTGGCCAGCGCGGGTCCGCCGGGCGTTGGGACTGCTGGCGTTCGCGTACGCGGCGCTGCATTTCCTGATCTACCTGTTCGACCATGGGCTGACGCCCGGGGTAGTGCTGGAGGACGTGCTGGAGCGACCGTTCATCACAGTGGGGTTCGTGGCGCTGGTGCTGCTGATCCCGCTGGCGGTCACGAGCACGCCACGCATGGTGCGGCGGCTGGGGTTCGTGCGCTGGCAGCGCCTGCACCGCGCGGTGTATGCCGCGGCGGCGCTGGGCGCGCTGCATTACTGGTGGGGGGTGAAGAAGGACCACACGGGTCCGCTGGTGGCGGCGCTGGCGCTGGCGGCGCTGCTGGTCGCGCGGTGGGTGCGCGCGCCGCGCCGTCGGTCCTGA